One window from the genome of Fulvivirga lutea encodes:
- a CDS encoding VWA domain-containing protein, whose protein sequence is MKELIFDNHPLFLIVCLVVGAAYALIQYQKKGPWSKSMNLALLIIRGVLVSLICALLVSPIIRQIINETEAPAFVIAVDNSKSMLNSADSTALGELIEELKSNQKRLGTAGFETEFRTLSGITSEIRFNEQRTDLSELLEGIQSDYEGRNIAGVLLVSDGMYNSGISPTFSEYGFPISTLLIGDTIPKADISIHSILFNRLAYQGNKFPVVINILNEGYVGEQIDVNLMQNGQRIAQQKLTLTRSGELQEVKFLVDAKESGFQKYEVVVSRKENELTYSNNYKSAFIEVVEGKETIALLAGAPHPDIKALRSAIQTNSNYEFESYILSNPKDVERLKNSPKNFDLVIYHELTDAQRFGQALFQEVVDKEEAALIFFGPQVNVKRFNDFNEIVKVSITSDDYDKIIAAFNPAFGNFKLSEELQSSFDQFPPISVPFGNYQLESEASTLLYQRVGNITTSRPLLSIKANGDKKRAVFLGQGLWKWKLTDYANNGNNNLFNELVSKLVQYLSTKDDKRKFRVYPIKNEFSNTEDIVFETEVYNDLYEEVYDQKIDLILKNEKNETFQYDYITNPNNTRYVINGLKDGIYSYVASTELNGKREEVKGEIIVKELQLENQNYKADFAMLRKLASQTGGKSYKATELSELSNYIENKEPQGVIHSREQLLPFINLEWILILLLIFVSTEWFLRKYHGSY, encoded by the coding sequence ATGAAAGAGCTAATTTTTGACAATCACCCTCTTTTCCTAATAGTCTGCCTGGTGGTAGGTGCAGCTTATGCTCTTATTCAATACCAGAAAAAAGGCCCATGGAGTAAAAGCATGAATTTGGCACTTCTCATTATAAGAGGTGTCTTGGTAAGTCTAATCTGTGCCCTGCTTGTGTCTCCGATCATTAGGCAGATCATAAATGAAACGGAGGCACCGGCATTTGTAATTGCAGTCGATAACTCTAAATCAATGCTGAATTCAGCGGATAGTACCGCTTTGGGTGAACTCATTGAAGAATTAAAAAGTAATCAGAAACGTTTGGGTACCGCTGGTTTTGAAACCGAATTTCGAACATTATCGGGAATTACCTCAGAAATAAGATTTAATGAACAAAGAACGGATTTATCAGAACTATTAGAGGGAATCCAAAGCGATTATGAAGGACGTAATATTGCCGGAGTGCTGCTTGTTTCTGATGGTATGTATAATTCAGGAATTTCGCCCACTTTTTCGGAGTATGGTTTTCCTATTTCAACGCTATTAATTGGTGATACAATACCCAAGGCTGATATCAGTATTCATTCAATTTTATTTAATCGCCTGGCCTATCAGGGCAATAAATTTCCTGTGGTGATTAATATTTTAAATGAAGGATATGTTGGGGAGCAAATAGATGTAAATCTCATGCAAAACGGCCAACGGATAGCACAGCAAAAATTGACACTCACACGTTCAGGAGAATTACAGGAAGTGAAATTTTTAGTAGATGCTAAAGAAAGTGGTTTTCAAAAGTATGAAGTAGTTGTTTCTCGTAAAGAAAATGAACTTACCTATTCAAACAATTATAAATCAGCATTTATAGAAGTGGTGGAAGGTAAAGAAACGATTGCCTTGTTGGCGGGGGCACCGCATCCCGACATTAAAGCACTCAGGTCAGCCATTCAAACGAACTCTAACTATGAATTTGAGAGCTACATCCTGAGTAATCCTAAGGACGTGGAACGTTTGAAAAATAGCCCCAAAAACTTTGACTTGGTGATTTATCATGAGTTGACAGATGCCCAACGTTTTGGCCAGGCTCTTTTTCAAGAGGTTGTTGATAAGGAAGAGGCAGCATTAATATTTTTTGGCCCTCAAGTTAATGTGAAAAGGTTTAATGATTTTAATGAGATTGTAAAAGTCTCTATAACCTCGGATGACTATGATAAAATAATCGCTGCATTCAATCCTGCTTTTGGGAATTTTAAATTAAGTGAGGAACTGCAGTCTTCCTTTGATCAGTTTCCGCCAATATCAGTACCTTTTGGTAACTATCAATTGGAAAGTGAGGCGAGTACCCTGCTGTATCAGCGAGTAGGTAATATTACTACTAGCAGACCACTTTTAAGTATTAAAGCCAATGGTGATAAAAAGCGAGCTGTTTTCTTAGGCCAGGGTTTATGGAAGTGGAAACTCACAGACTATGCTAACAACGGTAACAATAATCTTTTTAATGAACTTGTTTCCAAACTGGTTCAATACCTTTCCACTAAAGATGATAAACGAAAATTCAGAGTCTACCCGATAAAGAATGAATTCTCAAATACCGAAGATATCGTTTTTGAAACGGAGGTTTATAATGATTTATATGAGGAGGTTTATGATCAAAAGATAGACCTTATTCTTAAAAATGAGAAAAATGAAACTTTCCAATACGATTACATCACCAACCCTAATAATACAAGGTATGTAATTAATGGACTCAAAGATGGGATTTACTCTTATGTTGCTTCAACCGAGTTGAATGGGAAAAGGGAGGAAGTTAAAGGTGAAATAATTGTGAAGGAATTGCAGCTGGAAAACCAAAACTATAAGGCCGACTTTGCCATGCTTAGAAAACTAGCTTCTCAAACAGGAGGCAAAAGCTACAAGGCAACTGAACTAAGCGAGTTGAGCAATTATATAGAAAACAAAGAGCCACAAGGTGTTATTCATAGTAGGGAACAACTGTTGCCTTTCATTAACCTCGAATGGATATTGATCTTGCTTTTAATATTTGTTTCAACGGAGTGGTTTCTGAGAAAGTATCACGGGAGTTACTAA
- a CDS encoding sensor histidine kinase translates to MIQDNLIVAYHKIPRWLKHMSFWLIFVSFFALLWGSFSEKYDKEFISQFMFLPPKLLASYVTLYILIPRFLLTNKILQFFIWITIVLLASGLLNWAIAIYIENPVLYPNEDFGGLWNPKKILKSATYIYPVVVLCSLIKLFKHWYKNQQMAQQFEQDKLSAELKFLKAQVHPHFLFNTLNNLYALTLKSSEKAPEVVLKLSDLLNYMLYECNTDRVPLKKEIELVENYVELEKLRYGDRLDTTFNKEIEGENYIAPMLILPFIENSFKHGVSGETENSWVSIDITVKDGLLTLKVDNSKSSELTKDEREYREGIGLNNVKRRLELLYGGAYDLKILDTDESYLVVLKLELDND, encoded by the coding sequence ATGATTCAGGACAATTTAATAGTAGCATACCATAAGATTCCAAGATGGCTAAAGCACATGAGCTTTTGGCTCATATTTGTATCCTTTTTTGCGCTCTTGTGGGGCAGTTTTAGTGAGAAATATGATAAAGAGTTTATCTCTCAATTTATGTTTCTTCCACCAAAACTTCTTGCCTCTTATGTTACCCTTTACATTCTCATACCGCGTTTCTTACTAACAAATAAGATACTCCAATTCTTTATTTGGATTACGATAGTACTGCTGGCTTCGGGATTATTGAACTGGGCTATCGCGATATACATAGAAAATCCGGTGCTCTATCCTAATGAGGATTTTGGCGGACTATGGAACCCAAAAAAGATTTTAAAATCAGCCACATACATTTACCCGGTTGTAGTTCTATGCAGTCTTATCAAACTTTTTAAGCACTGGTATAAGAACCAGCAAATGGCTCAGCAGTTTGAACAAGACAAACTATCGGCAGAGTTAAAGTTTCTGAAAGCGCAAGTACATCCACATTTTCTATTCAATACGCTCAACAACCTTTACGCGCTTACGCTTAAGAGCTCAGAAAAAGCTCCGGAAGTGGTTTTAAAGCTTTCAGACCTGCTCAATTATATGCTTTACGAGTGCAATACAGACAGAGTGCCTCTAAAAAAAGAAATCGAGTTGGTGGAAAATTACGTTGAACTGGAAAAACTTAGGTATGGAGATCGTCTAGATACCACCTTTAACAAGGAAATTGAAGGCGAGAATTACATTGCACCAATGCTCATTCTCCCATTTATTGAAAATAGTTTTAAGCACGGTGTAAGTGGCGAAACGGAAAACTCCTGGGTAAGCATAGATATTACTGTTAAGGATGGTTTGCTCACCTTAAAAGTGGATAATAGTAAGAGCTCTGAACTAACCAAAGATGAGCGTGAATACCGCGAAGGTATTGGGCTAAATAATGTAAAAAGAAGGTTAGAGTTGCTCTATGGCGGTGCCTATGATCTGAAAATTTTAGATACAGATGAGTCTTATTTGGTGGTATTAAAATTAGAATTGGATAATGACTAA
- a CDS encoding LytR/AlgR family response regulator transcription factor, producing the protein MTKVKCMIVDDEPLAIEIIESYLERLSDFEVVARCNNALKAFEIVQKEKVDLIFLDIQMPKLTGIDFIKTLKDPPKIILTTAYRDYAIESYELDVVDYLLKPISFDRFLVAVQKIYNGNGDKISIEKQGVDIKDSDAYIYLKSDKKMVKVMLDDILYIESLKDYIRVRTDEKDVISHQKISYLEEKLPGEYFMRVHRSFIVPIQKITSYSASSIEVPGHEVPIGRLYKNDVLERLGSRNHI; encoded by the coding sequence ATGACTAAGGTTAAATGCATGATAGTGGATGATGAGCCATTGGCTATCGAGATTATAGAATCTTATTTAGAGAGATTAAGTGATTTTGAGGTTGTAGCCAGGTGCAATAATGCGCTAAAGGCCTTTGAAATAGTTCAAAAAGAAAAAGTAGACCTTATCTTCTTAGATATCCAGATGCCTAAATTAACAGGAATCGATTTTATTAAAACCCTTAAAGATCCACCAAAGATAATTCTTACAACCGCCTATCGCGATTATGCCATTGAGAGTTACGAGCTTGACGTGGTAGATTATTTGTTAAAGCCTATTTCATTTGACCGATTTTTAGTGGCGGTACAGAAAATTTACAATGGGAATGGTGATAAAATATCTATCGAAAAACAGGGTGTTGATATCAAAGATTCAGATGCCTATATCTATTTAAAATCAGATAAAAAGATGGTGAAGGTGATGCTCGATGATATACTCTATATTGAAAGTTTAAAAGATTATATTAGGGTAAGAACGGATGAGAAAGATGTTATCAGCCACCAAAAAATCAGCTATCTGGAAGAAAAATTACCAGGGGAATACTTTATGCGCGTGCACCGTTCGTTCATAGTACCTATTCAAAAAATAACTAGTTACTCTGCATCTTCCATTGAAGTTCCCGGCCACGAAGTGCCTATTGGCAGGTTATATAAAAATGACGTGCTTGAGAGGCTAGGGAGCAGAAATCACATTTAG
- a CDS encoding replication-associated recombination protein A, which yields MFTSNLPLAERMRPTNVDQLIGQEHLVGKTGILRKTIDSGVIPSMILWGPPGVGKTTIANIIANHVKQPFHTLSAVSAGVKDVREVIEKAKRNRNTILFIDEIHRFNKSQQDALLGAVEKGIVTLIGATTENPSFEVNSALLSRCQVYTLKSLTEDHLKKLVANAIANDEKLKKKTIELKETAALFKISGGDARKLLNLLELVTDSLGEKPVVTDDTVIEIAQQRVAIYDKSGEQHYDIISAFIKSIRGSDPNAAVYYLARMIEGGEDVKFIARRLVILASEDIGNANPTALVIATNAFQAVNVIGYPESRIILSQCVTYLASSPKSNASYMAINKAQQLVKETGDLQVPMAIRNAPTKLMKDEGYGKGYQYAHSYDGNFVEFEFMPDEIKNTKLYDPGKNAREEEMRKRLKALWKEKYNY from the coding sequence ATGTTCACGAGTAACCTACCTTTAGCCGAACGTATGCGACCCACCAATGTAGATCAATTAATTGGTCAGGAACATCTGGTAGGTAAAACGGGTATTTTGCGAAAAACTATTGATTCAGGGGTTATTCCATCAATGATTTTATGGGGACCTCCGGGTGTTGGAAAAACCACAATAGCCAATATTATTGCCAATCATGTAAAGCAGCCATTTCATACCTTAAGTGCGGTAAGTGCCGGGGTAAAAGATGTGCGTGAGGTAATAGAAAAGGCAAAACGTAACAGAAATACCATTTTATTCATCGATGAAATTCATCGATTTAATAAGTCGCAGCAAGATGCTTTGCTTGGTGCAGTAGAAAAGGGAATAGTTACACTCATTGGTGCAACTACAGAAAACCCGTCATTCGAAGTGAATTCGGCTTTGTTATCGCGCTGTCAGGTTTATACACTTAAATCTTTAACAGAAGATCATCTGAAAAAGCTGGTGGCTAATGCCATTGCGAATGATGAAAAGCTGAAAAAGAAAACCATCGAATTAAAAGAAACAGCAGCGCTATTTAAAATATCTGGGGGTGATGCGCGAAAGCTTCTTAACCTCCTGGAGTTGGTGACTGATTCTTTGGGTGAAAAGCCCGTAGTTACAGATGATACAGTTATAGAGATAGCCCAGCAACGCGTAGCTATTTACGATAAAAGTGGAGAGCAACACTATGATATTATTTCGGCTTTCATAAAATCCATTAGAGGCAGTGACCCTAACGCAGCTGTTTATTACTTGGCCAGAATGATAGAAGGGGGCGAAGACGTGAAGTTTATAGCCAGACGTTTGGTTATTCTGGCTTCGGAGGATATTGGTAATGCCAACCCTACAGCTTTGGTCATTGCCACCAATGCATTTCAGGCAGTGAATGTCATTGGCTATCCCGAATCTCGAATAATATTATCGCAATGTGTAACTTATTTGGCGAGCTCACCGAAGAGTAATGCAAGTTACATGGCCATTAATAAAGCGCAGCAGCTGGTAAAAGAAACAGGTGATCTGCAAGTACCAATGGCTATAAGAAATGCGCCTACCAAGCTGATGAAAGATGAGGGTTATGGAAAGGGTTATCAATACGCACATAGTTACGATGGTAATTTTGTTGAGTTTGAATTTATGCCTGATGAAATTAAGAATACCAAACTGTATGATCCGGGTAAAAATGCCCGTGAAGAAGAGATGCGCAAAAGACTCAAGGCACTTTGGAAAGAGAAATATAATTATTGA
- a CDS encoding DMT family transporter, with the protein MPKNIKVHSVLFLVALIYGANYSIAKIALGVYLEPFGFILLRITAATALFWIVSWLTGPDPIKDKKDFYLLMASALFGVATNQMLFFKGLSMTNPINGSVIMTTSPIMVMLVAYLLGREKLTVMKIVGVLVAAVGAYLLLTKDGISLNEGTFLGDLLILINGTSYAVYLVIVKPLMAKYTAITVIKWVFLFGIIFTLPFGYEQLSIVNWSVISTNGWLSIVYVIFGATFTVYLLNVWSLKHVNSSVVGIYIYFQPVISTIVAISFRGDELYLTTVAYSLLIMIGVYLVSRF; encoded by the coding sequence GTGCCAAAGAATATTAAGGTTCATAGCGTTTTATTTCTTGTAGCCCTTATTTATGGAGCCAACTATTCAATCGCTAAAATAGCTTTAGGTGTTTACCTAGAACCTTTTGGCTTTATTCTATTGCGAATAACCGCAGCAACAGCATTGTTTTGGATTGTTAGCTGGCTCACAGGACCAGACCCAATTAAAGACAAAAAAGATTTTTACCTGCTTATGGCATCGGCTCTTTTTGGTGTGGCCACTAATCAGATGCTGTTTTTCAAAGGCTTAAGCATGACTAATCCAATTAATGGATCAGTAATTATGACTACTTCCCCCATCATGGTGATGTTGGTAGCCTATTTGCTTGGTCGGGAGAAGCTAACAGTAATGAAAATTGTGGGAGTACTGGTGGCAGCTGTAGGTGCTTATTTGCTTCTCACCAAAGATGGTATTTCTCTAAATGAAGGTACGTTTTTAGGAGATTTACTCATATTAATTAATGGTACTAGTTATGCTGTTTATCTTGTCATTGTTAAGCCGCTTATGGCAAAATACACGGCCATCACTGTGATAAAGTGGGTATTTCTATTCGGCATCATTTTTACCCTTCCGTTTGGATACGAACAACTTTCAATAGTTAACTGGAGTGTGATTTCAACCAATGGGTGGCTAAGTATCGTCTATGTGATTTTTGGCGCAACATTTACCGTTTACTTGTTAAACGTTTGGTCGTTGAAGCATGTAAATTCATCGGTGGTTGGTATCTACATCTACTTTCAACCTGTAATTTCTACAATAGTGGCCATTTCTTTCAGAGGTGATGAACTGTATCTAACAACTGTTGCTTACTCACTTCTAATTATGATAGGTGTTTATCTTGTGAGTCGGTTTTAA
- a CDS encoding SDR family NAD(P)-dependent oxidoreductase, translated as MVQGEEVEIESKITAEEIEQCIAILNKLNSDTNQIFEIPKDRRLALVMAAGLFSRPSREEFLRRKKEAKKAEKRKIRLKDKNARNGTGIRSAREAVVFEAPKLISLTAADLETVELESPRNCYVCKTVYTKLHHFYDTMCTECGDFNYAKRFQTADLTNQVAIVTGSRLKIGYHITLMLLRAGATVVATTRFPVDSAIRFSKENDFNLWKHRLKIHGLDLRHIPSVEIFCNYIEQQYDRLDILINNAAQTVRRPAGFYQHLMLNESKSYDQHSADVKDLLADHNACINELRSLSEGFTDGQKNLPVSWHGKQLGVGISDSARLSQIPYSIDNSLKLEEVFPEGKLDADLQQVDLRKTNSWRLKLGEINTIEMVEVQLVNSVAPFVLCNRLADLMKKENTGQKHIINVSAMEGKFHRFHKEDRHPHTNMAKAALNMMTHTAASDFAKYGIYMNAVDTGWVTDEDPAELAKRKQEVHDFQPPLDIVDGAARVLDPLFDGINTGKHWCGQFLKDYRPIDW; from the coding sequence ATGGTGCAGGGCGAGGAAGTGGAGATTGAATCTAAAATAACAGCTGAAGAGATTGAGCAATGTATTGCTATTCTTAATAAGCTCAATTCAGATACAAATCAAATATTTGAAATCCCGAAAGACCGAAGGTTAGCTTTAGTGATGGCCGCGGGATTATTTTCACGGCCAAGTAGAGAAGAGTTTTTAAGACGTAAAAAAGAAGCCAAGAAAGCCGAAAAAAGAAAAATTAGATTGAAAGATAAGAATGCCAGAAATGGAACGGGCATTCGATCAGCCAGAGAAGCAGTTGTTTTTGAAGCACCTAAATTAATTTCCCTCACTGCGGCAGATCTAGAAACTGTTGAATTAGAATCACCGCGAAATTGCTATGTATGCAAAACCGTTTACACCAAATTGCATCATTTTTATGATACCATGTGTACCGAATGTGGTGACTTTAACTATGCGAAGCGATTTCAAACTGCCGATCTTACAAACCAAGTAGCTATTGTAACAGGCTCTCGTTTAAAAATTGGCTATCATATTACGTTAATGTTGCTCCGTGCAGGAGCTACGGTTGTTGCTACAACCAGATTTCCTGTTGATTCTGCCATTCGATTTTCTAAGGAGAATGACTTTAATCTATGGAAACATAGACTTAAAATCCATGGATTAGATTTAAGACACATACCTAGTGTTGAAATTTTCTGCAATTACATCGAACAGCAATATGATAGGTTGGACATATTGATCAACAATGCTGCTCAAACAGTGAGAAGGCCGGCAGGTTTTTATCAGCACTTGATGTTAAACGAATCCAAAAGTTACGATCAGCATTCGGCTGATGTTAAAGATTTATTAGCCGACCATAATGCCTGTATTAATGAATTGAGGTCGCTGAGTGAAGGCTTTACAGATGGCCAGAAAAATTTACCTGTAAGCTGGCATGGCAAGCAATTAGGCGTTGGTATCAGCGATTCTGCTCGATTATCTCAAATACCATACAGTATTGATAACTCATTGAAGCTAGAAGAGGTTTTCCCTGAAGGTAAATTAGATGCAGACCTGCAGCAAGTGGATTTGAGAAAAACCAATAGCTGGCGCTTAAAACTTGGTGAAATTAATACCATTGAAATGGTTGAGGTGCAATTAGTAAACTCTGTTGCTCCTTTTGTACTATGCAACCGACTGGCCGATCTAATGAAAAAAGAGAATACGGGACAAAAGCATATCATCAACGTTTCGGCAATGGAAGGTAAATTCCATAGGTTCCATAAAGAAGATCGACACCCTCACACCAATATGGCTAAGGCAGCATTAAATATGATGACCCATACAGCTGCTTCGGATTTTGCTAAATATGGTATTTATATGAATGCCGTTGATACAGGTTGGGTTACAGATGAAGACCCTGCCGAATTGGCTAAACGCAAACAAGAAGTTCATGACTTTCAGCCGCCATTGGATATTGTTGATGGTGCCGCCCGAGTACTTGACCCGCTATTTGATGGAATAAATACAGGCAAACATTGGTGTGGCCAATTTTTGAAGGACTACCGACCAATCGACTGGTAA
- a CDS encoding threonine aldolase family protein has translation MIDLRSDTVTKPTPAMLDAMMSAEVGDDVFGEDPTILMLEKKAAEMLGCEAGIFCPSGTMTNQIGVHVLTQPYEEVICYQGSHIYKYEGGGVAGTSGLSFKLLDGDRGRINPKDVEAAINPDDIHYPISSLLSLENTVNKGGGSYYTLEEIKALHLIARQNNLKIHLDGARLFNALAETKERPTEYGQYFDTISICLSKGLGAPVGSMLVGKREYITKARRVRKFLGGGMRQAGYLAAAGIYALENNINRLVEDHDRAKQLGEALSSADFVKDVYPVETNIVIFKIKKDLSNEKVLQKFKENGLLAIGFGPDEIRMVTHLNFNDDQLEKAIQIIKKGIN, from the coding sequence ATGATTGATTTACGAAGTGATACTGTAACCAAGCCTACACCGGCAATGCTTGATGCTATGATGTCTGCAGAGGTGGGTGACGATGTGTTTGGGGAAGATCCAACAATTTTAATGCTGGAAAAAAAAGCTGCAGAAATGCTTGGCTGCGAAGCAGGTATATTCTGTCCATCCGGAACAATGACCAACCAAATTGGCGTTCATGTGCTCACTCAACCCTATGAGGAAGTGATCTGTTATCAAGGCTCACACATTTACAAATACGAGGGTGGAGGTGTAGCAGGTACCAGCGGGCTGTCTTTTAAATTATTAGATGGCGATAGAGGCCGGATAAATCCAAAAGATGTTGAAGCCGCCATTAACCCGGACGATATCCACTATCCAATTTCTTCTCTACTAAGTTTAGAAAATACAGTAAACAAAGGCGGGGGTTCTTACTATACGCTTGAGGAGATTAAAGCGCTTCATTTAATAGCGAGGCAAAACAACCTGAAAATTCACTTAGATGGGGCGAGGTTATTTAATGCATTAGCAGAAACTAAGGAAAGACCTACAGAATATGGTCAGTATTTTGATACCATATCCATCTGCTTATCGAAAGGGTTGGGCGCACCTGTTGGCTCCATGTTGGTTGGTAAAAGAGAATATATTACTAAAGCCAGAAGAGTTCGTAAATTTTTAGGTGGTGGCATGCGGCAGGCAGGCTATTTAGCCGCAGCTGGGATTTATGCATTAGAAAATAATATAAACCGTTTGGTGGAAGATCATGATCGAGCAAAGCAATTAGGTGAGGCTCTTTCAAGCGCAGATTTCGTTAAAGATGTTTATCCTGTTGAGACCAATATTGTCATTTTTAAAATCAAAAAAGATTTATCGAATGAAAAGGTGCTTCAAAAGTTTAAAGAAAACGGACTATTAGCCATTGGTTTTGGCCCTGATGAAATTAGAATGGTAACTCATTTGAATTTTAATGATGATCAATTGGAAAAGGCCATTCAAATTATCAAAAAAGGCATAAATTAA
- a CDS encoding N-formylglutamate amidohydrolase encodes MSTRKILISCEHADHIIPSKYASLFKGADEDLKSHKGYDPGSMDLAKYTARNLDVPLYYQKVSRLLIEMNRSINAQDLFSKYSSVLPDKDKRELEEKYYFPYRNEVEDKIIEYVNNGDSVLHISFHSFTPSLNNVERLVDIGILCDEKVESELKFANEWKDKLAELFPTLLVMINMPYNGADDGFTTYLRAKYPQEKYLGIELEINQKYIQQPIWADIKKGLVQSLA; translated from the coding sequence ATGTCTACAAGAAAAATTTTGATCAGTTGTGAGCATGCAGATCATATCATACCATCTAAGTACGCCTCATTATTTAAGGGTGCAGATGAAGATTTAAAGAGTCATAAAGGCTATGATCCAGGCTCTATGGATTTGGCAAAATATACAGCCAGAAATCTGGATGTGCCTCTGTACTATCAAAAAGTATCGAGGCTACTTATAGAGATGAATCGATCGATCAATGCACAAGATTTATTCTCGAAATACAGCTCTGTTTTGCCTGATAAGGACAAGAGGGAACTTGAAGAAAAATATTATTTTCCCTACAGAAATGAAGTGGAAGACAAAATCATCGAGTATGTAAACAATGGTGATTCTGTACTGCATATCTCCTTCCACTCATTTACACCTTCTTTAAATAATGTTGAAAGGCTGGTAGATATTGGTATTCTTTGTGATGAAAAGGTGGAGTCAGAATTAAAATTCGCAAATGAGTGGAAAGATAAGTTGGCTGAACTATTTCCTACTTTATTAGTGATGATTAATATGCCATATAATGGGGCTGATGACGGGTTTACTACCTATTTAAGAGCTAAATACCCTCAAGAAAAATACTTGGGTATAGAATTAGAGATTAATCAAAAATACATACAGCAACCTATTTGGGCTGATATTAAAAAAGGCCTTGTACAGTCATTGGCATAG
- a CDS encoding glutamate-cysteine ligase family protein — protein MSTKRLHLFQAYGIELEYMIAKKEDLSVNPITDELFKNVTGEYVSDVERGEITWCNELVMHVVELKCTEPNPNLVGLNEHFHKNVKDINTLLAGFNSQLMPTAAHPFMDPQTEAKLWPHDNNEVYERYNKMFNCKGHGWSNLQSTHINLPFYDDEEFATLHAAIRLILPLIPGIAASSPVLGGKNTGMLDKRMDYYQKNQKVIPSITGKVIPERVFSKRQYHKVIYDKISHDIEKYNEDKILDPIWVNSRGAIARFDRGSIEIRIMDIQECPQADLAIVSLIVAALKMLVEEKTCSFHNQQLWETEDLNAILQKTIVECENAVIENSEYLKVFGIDAKSSKVSEVWRHILNATNKYYPTMIDPYLPTLEFIINEGTLATRIVKALDGQYGLDNIRLVYRELSDCLNNNELFEVCLQEKF, from the coding sequence ATGAGCACTAAAAGATTACACTTATTCCAGGCTTATGGAATTGAGCTGGAATATATGATTGCCAAAAAAGAAGATTTATCAGTGAACCCAATTACTGATGAGCTTTTTAAAAATGTAACAGGAGAATATGTGAGTGATGTAGAGCGGGGAGAAATAACCTGGTGTAACGAATTGGTAATGCACGTAGTTGAGCTGAAATGTACTGAGCCAAATCCAAATCTTGTCGGCTTAAATGAACATTTCCATAAGAATGTAAAGGACATTAATACGCTTTTAGCAGGTTTTAACTCACAATTAATGCCAACAGCCGCTCACCCATTTATGGATCCTCAGACTGAAGCTAAACTTTGGCCACACGATAATAATGAGGTGTATGAGCGCTACAATAAAATGTTTAACTGCAAAGGCCATGGCTGGTCTAACTTGCAGAGTACGCATATAAACTTACCATTTTATGATGATGAAGAGTTTGCTACTTTACATGCTGCAATAAGGCTGATATTACCTCTTATCCCTGGTATAGCCGCCAGTTCTCCCGTACTAGGAGGTAAAAATACTGGTATGCTGGATAAGCGAATGGATTATTACCAGAAGAACCAGAAGGTAATTCCATCAATTACGGGTAAGGTAATTCCTGAACGCGTTTTCTCTAAAAGACAGTACCATAAGGTCATTTACGATAAAATCTCTCACGATATTGAGAAATACAATGAGGATAAAATTCTTGATCCAATATGGGTAAACTCACGAGGAGCCATTGCAAGGTTCGACAGAGGCAGTATTGAGATCCGAATTATGGATATTCAGGAATGCCCACAAGCAGATTTGGCAATTGTTTCATTAATAGTGGCTGCATTAAAGATGCTGGTCGAAGAAAAGACATGCAGTTTTCACAATCAGCAATTATGGGAAACAGAGGACTTAAATGCGATACTTCAAAAAACAATTGTAGAATGCGAAAATGCTGTTATTGAGAACTCAGAATATTTAAAGGTTTTTGGGATAGATGCTAAGTCTTCTAAAGTCTCTGAGGTTTGGCGGCATATTTTAAACGCTACTAATAAGTATTACCCAACTATGATAGACCCTTATTTACCTACATTGGAGTTTATCATTAATGAGGGCACGTTGGCAACAAGAATAGTGAAAGCCCTTGATGGTCAGTATGGGCTCGACAATATCAGATTAGTTTATAGAGAATTGAGTGATTGCTTAAATAACAATGAACTTTTTGAGGTATGTCTACAAGAAAAATTTTGA